One Bifidobacterium angulatum DSM 20098 = JCM 7096 DNA window includes the following coding sequences:
- the purM gene encoding phosphoribosylformylglycinamidine cyclo-ligase produces the protein MPEAYANAGVSVEAGYEVVKRIKSHVARTNRPGVVGGIGGFGGLFDLASLGYKEPVLISGTDGVGTKLVVAKMANKHNTIGIDCVAMCVNDIAAQGAEPLFFLDYIACGKNDPALLEQVVSGVADGCVQADCGLIGGETAEMPGMYDEDEYDLAGFTVGVAEKSAIVDGSTIVEGDVLIGLPSTGVHSNGFSLVRKALFEQAGYTVDTQLDELGGEKLGDVLLTPTKIYVKTLSPLFKAGVVKGVAHITGGGFIENIPRMIPDGLAAHINLGSWPVLPIFDVLEKAGNIDHMEMFNIFNMGIGMVLAVSADRADETMKLLEANGEAAYVLGNIVKNTGTDVELV, from the coding sequence ATGCCAGAAGCATACGCAAACGCCGGCGTCAGCGTCGAAGCGGGTTACGAAGTCGTCAAGCGAATCAAGTCCCATGTGGCACGCACCAACCGACCGGGCGTGGTCGGCGGCATCGGCGGCTTCGGCGGCCTGTTCGATCTCGCTTCCCTCGGCTACAAGGAGCCGGTGCTGATCTCCGGCACCGACGGCGTTGGCACCAAGCTGGTCGTCGCCAAAATGGCGAACAAGCACAACACCATCGGCATCGACTGCGTGGCCATGTGCGTTAACGACATCGCCGCTCAGGGCGCTGAACCGCTGTTCTTCCTCGACTACATCGCCTGCGGCAAGAACGATCCGGCACTGCTCGAACAGGTCGTGTCCGGCGTGGCGGACGGCTGCGTGCAGGCCGACTGCGGTTTGATCGGCGGCGAAACCGCCGAAATGCCAGGCATGTACGACGAAGACGAATACGATCTGGCAGGCTTCACCGTGGGTGTTGCGGAGAAATCCGCCATCGTCGACGGCTCCACCATCGTCGAAGGCGATGTGCTGATCGGTCTGCCGTCCACCGGCGTACACTCCAACGGCTTCTCCCTGGTGCGCAAGGCCCTGTTCGAACAGGCCGGCTACACCGTCGACACCCAGCTGGACGAACTCGGCGGCGAAAAACTCGGCGACGTGCTGCTCACCCCGACCAAGATCTACGTCAAGACCCTGTCCCCGCTGTTCAAGGCCGGCGTGGTCAAGGGCGTCGCGCACATCACCGGCGGCGGTTTCATCGAGAACATTCCGCGCATGATCCCCGACGGACTGGCCGCACACATCAATCTCGGCTCCTGGCCCGTGCTGCCGATCTTCGACGTGCTGGAAAAGGCCGGCAACATCGACCATATGGAAATGTTCAACATCTTCAACATGGGCATCGGCATGGTGCTCGCAGTCAGCGCCGACCGCGCCGACGAAACCATGAAGCTGCTCGAAGCCAACGGCGAAGCCGCATACGTGCTCGGCAACATCGTGAAGAACACCGGCACCGACGTGGAGCTCGTGTGA
- the purF gene encoding amidophosphoribosyltransferase has product MSAELEDIHEECGIFGVWGHPDAARLTYFGLHALQHRGQEGAGIVSNDNGNLIGHRGKGLLTQVFSDEREIQRLKGSHSIGHVRYATAGSGGSDNIQPFIFRFHDGDMALCHNGNLTNCPSLRRKLEDEGAIFHSNSDTEVLMHLIRRSSKPTFMDKLKEALNTVHGGFAYLIMTEHAMIGALDPNGFRPLSLGKMTNGAYVLASETCALDTVGAELVRDIRPGEIVVVDDSGYHIDHYTDQTQLAICSMEFIYFARPDSNIYGVNVHSARKRMGARLAQESPVDADMVIAVPNSSLSAASGYSEEAGLPNEMGLIKNQYVARTFIQPTQELREQGVRMKLSAVRGVVKGKRVVVIDDSIVRGTTSKRIVQMLKEAGAAEVHMRISSPPLKYPCFYGIDISTTKELIAAEKSVEEIRDYIGADSLAFLSLDGLVESIGLGADAPYGGLCVAYFNGDYPTALDDYEADFLKSLTPDDRVRLPEFALYKSKYEGNEYQALPQA; this is encoded by the coding sequence GTGTCAGCAGAACTCGAAGACATCCACGAGGAATGCGGTATTTTCGGCGTATGGGGGCATCCCGACGCAGCTAGACTCACTTATTTCGGCTTACACGCTTTGCAGCATCGCGGGCAGGAAGGCGCCGGCATCGTGTCGAACGACAACGGCAACCTGATCGGTCACCGCGGCAAAGGCCTGCTCACTCAGGTGTTCAGCGACGAACGCGAAATTCAAAGGCTTAAAGGAAGCCACTCCATCGGTCACGTGCGTTACGCCACGGCCGGTTCCGGCGGCAGCGACAACATCCAGCCGTTCATCTTCCGTTTCCATGACGGCGATATGGCCCTGTGCCACAACGGCAATCTGACCAACTGCCCCTCTTTGCGCCGCAAACTCGAGGACGAGGGCGCGATTTTCCACTCGAACTCCGATACCGAAGTGCTGATGCACCTCATCCGCCGTTCCTCCAAGCCCACGTTCATGGACAAGCTCAAGGAGGCGCTCAACACCGTGCACGGCGGTTTCGCCTACCTGATCATGACCGAGCATGCCATGATCGGCGCTCTTGACCCGAACGGGTTCCGCCCCCTGTCCCTAGGCAAGATGACGAACGGCGCCTACGTGCTCGCCTCCGAGACCTGTGCGCTCGACACGGTTGGCGCGGAACTGGTGCGAGACATCCGCCCCGGCGAAATCGTGGTCGTCGACGACAGCGGCTATCACATCGACCACTACACCGATCAGACCCAGCTGGCCATCTGCTCGATGGAGTTCATCTACTTCGCACGCCCCGATTCCAACATCTACGGCGTGAACGTGCATTCCGCCCGCAAGCGCATGGGCGCACGCCTGGCCCAGGAGTCCCCCGTCGACGCGGATATGGTCATCGCCGTGCCGAACTCCTCCCTGTCCGCGGCATCCGGCTACTCGGAAGAGGCCGGCCTGCCGAACGAAATGGGTCTGATCAAGAACCAGTACGTGGCCCGTACCTTCATCCAGCCCACGCAGGAACTGCGTGAACAGGGCGTGCGCATGAAGCTGTCCGCCGTGCGCGGCGTAGTCAAAGGCAAGCGCGTGGTCGTCATCGACGATTCCATCGTGCGCGGCACCACCTCCAAGCGCATCGTGCAGATGCTCAAGGAGGCCGGCGCCGCCGAAGTGCACATGCGTATCAGCTCGCCGCCGCTGAAGTACCCGTGCTTCTACGGCATCGACATCTCCACCACCAAGGAGCTCATCGCCGCCGAAAAGTCCGTCGAAGAGATCCGCGACTACATCGGCGCGGATTCGCTCGCATTCCTGTCGCTCGACGGCTTGGTCGAGTCGATCGGATTGGGAGCCGACGCCCCTTACGGCGGCCTATGCGTCGCATACTTCAACGGCGACTACCCCACCGCCCTGGACGATTACGAGGCCGACTTCCTCAAGTCCCTCACCCCGGATGATCGTGTGCGCCTGCCCGAATTCGCACTCTACAAGAGCAAGTACGAAGGCAACGAATACCAGGCTCTTCCCCAGGCCTGA
- a CDS encoding Y-family DNA polymerase, with protein MERKIASQGGVGVERTYIAIDLKSFYASSECVELGFDPLRTHLVVADESRTDKTICLAVSPSLKAYGLPGRARLFEVKEKLRQINAERQLRAPGRRFHGKSYYADEVEADPSLAVDVYIAKPRMSHYLNASGKIYGIYLRYASAEDIHVYSIDEVFMDATRYLRAYGKSPHELVRDIVRAIYNETGITATAGIGTNLYLAKVAMDIVAKHIPADTEGVRIAQLDEASYRRLLWGHRPLTDFWRVGRGYAKKLEAHGLMTMGDIARCSLGRASDYYNEELLYHLFGVNAELLIDHAWGWEPCTIADIKAYRPAEHSVGSGQVLTSVALFDTARLIAKEMAESLALDLVGKGLKTNRVALAVGYDTASLDPGRLDSCAPVELKRAAEAAAASYAGPVGADHYGRRVPKPVSGSIDLGGFTSSASTIRTAIDRLFCRLVDSRLLVRRLNVTALDVATPAALAAGKHYEQPDLFSAADEGENDDAQTGLREQGNHGEADEDSELAVQQALLDIKRKFGKNSVIKAMDMFDGATGRQRNNQIGGHAA; from the coding sequence ATGGAACGGAAGATAGCGTCGCAAGGGGGTGTAGGTGTGGAACGCACATATATCGCCATCGATCTGAAATCCTTCTATGCATCATCCGAATGCGTGGAACTGGGCTTCGACCCGTTGCGTACGCATCTGGTCGTCGCCGACGAATCACGCACCGACAAAACCATCTGCCTGGCGGTGTCGCCATCGTTGAAGGCTTACGGACTGCCCGGCCGTGCGCGCCTGTTCGAAGTCAAGGAGAAACTGCGCCAGATCAACGCCGAACGGCAACTGCGTGCGCCAGGGCGTCGATTCCACGGAAAATCCTATTACGCCGATGAGGTCGAAGCCGACCCGAGCCTGGCCGTCGACGTATATATCGCCAAACCACGAATGTCGCATTATCTCAATGCCAGTGGAAAGATATACGGCATCTACCTGCGGTACGCCTCCGCCGAAGACATCCATGTATACTCCATCGACGAGGTGTTTATGGACGCCACACGGTACCTACGCGCCTACGGCAAAAGCCCGCACGAACTGGTACGCGACATCGTGCGGGCGATCTACAACGAGACCGGCATCACCGCCACCGCAGGCATCGGCACCAACCTATACCTGGCCAAAGTCGCCATGGACATCGTGGCCAAGCACATCCCCGCCGACACCGAAGGCGTGCGCATCGCCCAACTCGACGAGGCGTCGTACCGCAGATTGCTCTGGGGGCACAGGCCGCTTACCGACTTCTGGAGGGTCGGGCGCGGGTATGCGAAGAAGCTCGAAGCCCACGGGCTCATGACCATGGGCGATATCGCCCGCTGCTCACTCGGGCGAGCCTCCGACTATTACAACGAGGAACTGCTCTACCACTTGTTCGGTGTCAACGCGGAACTGCTCATCGACCACGCATGGGGCTGGGAGCCGTGCACGATCGCCGACATCAAGGCATACAGGCCCGCCGAACACAGCGTGGGGTCCGGGCAGGTGCTGACCAGCGTGGCGTTGTTCGACACCGCACGGCTCATCGCGAAGGAAATGGCGGAGAGCCTGGCCCTGGACTTGGTCGGTAAAGGACTGAAAACCAACAGGGTGGCGCTCGCGGTCGGCTATGATACGGCAAGTCTTGACCCGGGAAGACTGGACTCTTGTGCACCGGTCGAGTTGAAACGCGCAGCCGAGGCCGCTGCCGCATCGTATGCGGGGCCGGTAGGCGCGGATCATTACGGCAGGCGCGTGCCCAAACCCGTGTCGGGGTCGATTGATCTTGGCGGCTTCACCTCGTCGGCGTCAACAATCCGCACTGCAATCGACAGACTGTTCTGCCGGCTTGTCGATTCGCGCCTGCTGGTGCGCAGGCTGAATGTGACAGCGCTTGACGTGGCGACGCCGGCGGCATTGGCGGCCGGCAAACACTATGAGCAGCCCGACCTGTTCTCTGCTGCCGATGAGGGCGAGAACGACGATGCACAGACGGGTTTGCGGGAGCAGGGAAACCACGGCGAAGCGGATGAGGATTCCGAACTGGCTGTACAACAGGCATTGCTCGATATCAAACGCAAATTCGGCAAGAACTCGGTGATCAAAGCCATGGACATGTTCGACGGGGCGACCGGACGGCAGCGCAATAATCAGATCGGCGGCCACGCCGCATGA
- a CDS encoding BsuBI/PstI family type II restriction endonuclease, giving the protein MGIGSLIDEALEILRDFEVGKDQLNERSAMTLLALLQLKDGDSWEQATNPMLGTRAIMDWIRDQFGVDYKPNTRETIRRFTLHQFVMAEIVEENADQPDRPINSPKWNYRVTNAALEVFRNQGRSTFESELKQFLSEHASYASLAEERRNMPKTPVVMPSGTTLELSPSGQSTLIKAMIEEMLPRFAPGCQIAYIDDTDHKHGVVNAELMDRLGINLRAREKAPDVIAWDEKRDWLFLMEAASTHGPVDVTRKAELHDLFADQWNNVVLVSCFPDRRTMQRYLALLAWETEAWCADTPDHMMHFNGSRFMGPYGN; this is encoded by the coding sequence ATGGGCATAGGTAGTCTGATCGATGAAGCTTTGGAGATACTGCGAGATTTCGAGGTCGGCAAAGATCAGCTGAACGAGCGCAGCGCCATGACGTTGCTCGCCTTATTGCAGCTCAAAGACGGAGATTCGTGGGAACAGGCCACTAATCCGATGCTGGGCACTCGTGCGATCATGGACTGGATTCGCGACCAGTTCGGTGTGGATTACAAGCCGAACACACGTGAGACGATTCGCCGGTTCACTCTGCATCAGTTTGTTATGGCTGAAATCGTCGAGGAAAATGCCGACCAGCCCGATCGCCCGATCAACTCTCCGAAATGGAACTACCGAGTAACCAATGCGGCGCTTGAGGTGTTCCGCAATCAGGGAAGATCGACGTTCGAATCCGAGTTGAAACAGTTCCTGTCCGAACACGCTTCTTATGCGTCGCTGGCCGAGGAACGACGCAACATGCCGAAAACGCCGGTCGTGATGCCATCCGGTACGACTCTTGAACTGTCGCCCAGCGGCCAGTCGACGCTTATCAAGGCAATGATTGAGGAGATGCTTCCACGATTCGCTCCCGGATGTCAGATCGCCTACATCGATGACACCGACCACAAGCATGGCGTCGTCAACGCCGAACTCATGGACAGACTCGGCATCAATCTCAGGGCACGCGAAAAAGCTCCCGACGTAATCGCATGGGACGAAAAGCGCGACTGGCTGTTCCTGATGGAAGCCGCCAGTACGCACGGCCCGGTCGATGTGACCCGCAAGGCCGAACTGCATGATCTGTTCGCCGATCAATGGAATAACGTCGTACTCGTCTCCTGCTTCCCCGACCGCAGAACCATGCAGAGGTACCTTGCCCTGCTCGCGTGGGAAACGGAGGCATGGTGCGCCGATACCCCCGACCACATGATGCATTTCAACGGCTCCCGCTTCATGGGGCCGTATGGAAACTAG